The Pseudoxanthomonas sp. SL93 genome segment GCACCAGAACGCGGACTGTCTGAGATCACTGATCGTGAATGCGCCCTTGTCGCCGCGCTCCATCTGCCGGAGACGGCGCGTGGCCTGGGCGACCCATCCGAGATGCGTGGCCAGCAGGCACAGTGCCCACGCCTGCCAAGCATGACCGGCAAGGAAGGGCGCCATGACATACGCCACGCCGGCACCGGTCAACAACGTGGAGGCGACATGCCACGGCACCATCCGGAACAGGTGGCGCAGCTGTCGATCCAGCAGCACCGCCCGCGCTTCCTCATCCGCATCGGGCAGCGCCCAGCACCTGCGCAACGAACTCCAGAACGACCACATGCGCCATCTCCTGGGCGCCGCCGCCTTCAATGTGAGTAAGTCACATTGATCCCTGCATGCGCTACCGATATTACCCTCTCGTGGTCGGCCCAGGACAACCAACGCATCCTTCGCGGATTTCTCACGCGGCCCGCACCGCACGCGCGGTGCGGCGACGGCGCACCGCGTCGGCCAGCCGGTTCAGTGCCTGCACCGAACGTTCCCAGTCCAGGCAACCGTCGGTGATGCTCTGTCCATAGACCAGCGGCTGCCCCGGCACCAGGTCCTGTCGGCCCCCGACAATGTGACTCTCGACCATCACGCCGACCACCCGTCGTTCGCCTGCTTCCAACTGCGTTGCGATGTCATCGATCACTTGTGGCTGATTGTCGGGATTCTTGCCACTGTTGGCATGGCTCGCATCCACCATCAGGCGCGAGGGCAATCCGGCCTTGACCAGCACCTGGCTGGCGGCGTCGATGCTGGCGGCGTCGTAGTTGGGTGTCATGCCGCCGCGCAGGATCACATGGCAATCGGGATTGCCGGCCGTCGCGGCGATGGCCGATCGTCCGTCCTTGGTCACCGCCAGGAAATGGTGCGGATGCGAGGCCGCGCCCACCGCGTCCACCGCGATCCTGACGTTGCCGTCGGTGCCGTTCTTGAAACCCACCGGGCACGAAAGACCACTGGCCATCTCGCGATGGACCTGGCTTTCGGTGGTACGCGCGCCGATCGCCCCCCACGCCACCAGATCGCTGATGTACTGCGGCGAGATGGTGTCCAGGTACTCGCAACCCGCGGGCAGGCCCAGCGCATTGATGTCGCGCAGCAGGCGGCGCGCCAACCGCAGCCCCTGGTTGATGTTGAAGCTGCCGTCCAGCGCGGGATCATTGATCAGGCCCTTCCAGCCGACCGTCGTGCGCGGCTTTTCGAAGTAGACGCGCATGATGATCTCCAGTTCCGCGCCCAGTGCATCGCGCAGCGGGCGAAGGCGCGTTGCGTATTCGATCGCCGAGGAAGGGTCGTGGATGGAGCACGGGCCGATCACCACGATCAGGCGGTCATCCTGGCCATGCAGGATGCGGTGCACGGCGTCGCGCGCCTCGGACACGGTCTGCGATACGCGCTCGTCGCAGGAAATCTCGGCGATGACGTCGGCGGGGGTGACCAGCGTGTCCAGTGTGCGGATGCGCAGGTCGTCGGTATGGGGGGGCATGGGGTTCTCCGGATCAATAAAAAAGCCGCCAGGTTCGCTGGCGGCTTCAAGGGGATTCTTCTGGTGTGGTACCTAGAATGAATGCTGCCCTTACTCCGCCTGCGGCATCGGATAGCCGTGATACCAGAAATAAAAGCGGGCGAGGGTCAGGTTCATTCCGCGGGCAGTGATAACACGGCTTTCGGGCGATGGCGAATGTTTCATCCGCAACATTGAAGCGGGTCAGCCCGCGGCGAAGAACATCAGGTAGACCAGCCGTCCGTTCTCTGGCGAGGTGCCGAACGCAGGCCCCGCGGTATGCCACAGCCACGGCCGCAGCAGCACCAGCCGGTTGAAGCGCATCGGCACCTGCATGGTCGGCTCCCAAGCGGCATCGTCGTTGCTGTGCTTCTCGATGATTTCCTGGTGCATCTGCGCGTGCGTGGCGAAGCCCATCGCAGCCAGTTCGCCATCCGTGATCGGGGCGCGGTCGGAGTTGCTGGCACGGTGGCGGAAGAATTCGGTGCCGCCGCGGCAGTCTTCCGGCCGACTGAGATACAGGATGCCGGACCAGTAGGCCTGATCGATGTGCACCTTGGCATGGCCGACATCGTCGGCCAGCGTGATGCGGAATTTCGCATGCGACTGCAACGGCGAAATCGGCTTCAGTCGTTCGCCGGTCAACCTTGAAGCCGCGTCGGCCAGGCCGTCGATCTCGATGCGCTCCAGTGAATTTCGCCCGGGAAAAGGGCCCTTCACGTCCGGATACGTCAGGCGCAGGGCAGCGTCGCGCAGGGCGTGGGCGTCCTGGGTGCCCAGGAAATCATCGACAACGATCAGGGAGGTCGGCATGCGGGGAGGCTAGTCGCATGCGTGCCGCAGGACAAGCCACACGCAGCCCGATGGGTGGCCGCATGACGGGCGCCACTGCGTTGGCTTCATGTCTGCGCATCGCGGACGCCACCGAGGGTGTGCCATGTCCCTGAGTCGTCGCCAGCTGCTGGCTGCCCCCGTCGCGCTTGCGGCCACGTCACTGCTGCCGGGTCCGCTGCTGGCGGCCGTGGCTGCGCAAACGCCGCCCTTGCCCGACCTGTCGGACTGGGACGCGGTGCGCGCGCAGTTCGCGCTGGACCCCGCGTATCGCCATTTCGCCTCGTTCTTCATCGCCAGCCATCCCGTACCGGTGCGGGAGGCACTGGAGGGCTATCGGCGGGCGGTGGACGCCAATCCATTCCTGTTCGTCGAACGCGCGATGTTCGAGGATGACGCGCACAATCTTCCCCTGCAGGTCTGCGCGGAAGTCGCCGACTACCTGGGAGGGCGCGGCCAGGACGTCTGCCTGACGCGGAGCACCACCGAAGGCCTGGCACTGGTCTACCACGGGCTGCCACTGCAGCGCGGCGACGAAGTGCTGACCACCGTGCATGACCACTATTCGCACCACGAGTCGATCCGCCTGGCAACGCTGCGCAGCGGTGCGTCGGTGCGGAAGATCGCGCTGTTCAAGGCATCGCACGACGCCAGCACCGACGAGATCGTCGGCACCCTGAAAGCCGCCATCCGCCCGCAGACGAAGGTGGTGGGCGTGACGTGGGTGCATTCCAGCACCGGCATCCGCCTGCCGGTCCGCGAGATCAGCGCGATGCTGCGCGGCCTGCCGCAGCCCCCACTGCTGGTCGTCGATGGCGTGCATGGATTGGGCGCGGCGGACGAGACCATCGCGACGATGGGGGCGGACTACTTCTGCGCCGGCACGCACAAGTGGATGTTCGGTCCGCGTGGCACCGGCATCGTCTGGGCCGATGCGGCGAACTGGGCACGGCTGCGGCCGCTGATCCCCAACTTCTCGGAATTGGAGAGCTACACGGCGTGGACGCAGGACCGCCTGCCCGCCGGCGCCAGCAACGCCGCGCGCATGTCGCCCGGCGGCTTCCATGCGTTCGAGCACCAGTGGGCGCTGGCGGCCGCGTTCCGCATGCACAGGCAGATGGGGCGTGCCCGCGTGGCGACGCGGATCGCCGCGCTCAACGAACAGCTGAAGGCGGGCCTGGCCACGCTGCCGAAGGTAACGGTGCACACACCGCGCAGCGCGGCCCTGTCGGCAGGACTGGTGTCATTCGAAGTGGAGGGCGTCACGCCGCAGGAGGTGGTCAAGCAGTTGCTCGCACGTCGCGTCATCGCCAGCACCAGTCCGTATGCGGTCCCCCATGCACGGCTGGCGCCCAGCCTGGTCAACACGGCCGCGGAGGTGGATGAAGCGCTGGCCGCGGTACGCGCCATCGCGGCCTGACGCGCAAAGAAAAACCCCGCCTCGCGGCGGGGTTCTCCGTGGTGCGGATGGAACGGGAAGCCGGACTCAGAAGTCCATGCCACCCATGCCGCCCATGCCACCGCCGCCCGGCATGGCCGGCTCTTCCTTCTTCGGCGCTTCAGCCACCATCGCTTCGGTGGTGATCATCAGGCCGGCGATGGACGCCGCGTTCTGCAGGGCCGAACGGGTGACCTTGGTCGGGTCCAGGATGCCGAACTCGATCATGTCGCCGAACTCGCCGTTGGCCGCGTTGTAGCCGAAGTTGCCCGAACCGTCCTTGACCTTGTTGACGATCACGGAGGGCTCTTCGCCGGCGTTGGTGACGATTTCGCGCAGCGGGGCTTCCATCGCGCGCAGGGCGATCTGGATGCCGTGGTTCTGGTCTTCGTTGATGCCCTTCAGGCCGGTGATGGCCTGCAGTGCACGGATCAGGGCCACGCCGCCGCCCGGGACCACACCTTCTTCCACCGCCGCACGCGTGGCGTGCAGGGCGTCTTCGACGCGGGCCTTCTTTTCCTTCATTTCGATTTCGGTCGAGGCACCGACCTTGATCACGGCAACGCCGCCGGCCAGCTTGGCCACGCGTTCCTGCAGCTTCTCGCGGTCGTAGTCCGAAGAGGTTTCTTCGATCTGCGCCTTGATCTGGCCGATGCGCGACTGGATGCGCTCGGCATCGCCGGCGCCGTCGATGATGGTGGTGTTCTCCTTCGAGATCACGACCTTCTTCGCACGACCCAGGTCGTTGATGGTGGCCTTCTCCAGCTGCAGGCCGACTTCCTCGGAGATCACCGTGCCGTTGGTCAGCGTGGCGATGTCTTCCAGGATGGCCTTGCGGCGGTCACCGAAGCCCGGCGCCTTGACGGCGGCGACCTTCACGATGCCACGGATGGTGTTGACCACCAGGGTGGCCAGCGCTTCGCCTTCCACTTCCTCGGCCACGATCAGCAGCGGCTTGCCGGCCTTGGCGACGCCTTCCAGCACCGGCAGCAGTTCGCGGACGTTGGAGACCTTCTTGTCGTGGATCAGGATGAAGGGGTCGTCGAATTCGACCTGCTGCGACTGCTGGTTGTTGATGAAGTACGGCGACAGGTAGCCGCGGTCGAACTGCATGCCCTCGACCACGTCCAGCTCGTTCTCAAGGCCCGAACCTTCCTCAACCGTGATCACGCCTTCCTTGCCGACCTTCTTCATGGCTTCGGCGATGATGTCGCCGATGTTGCTGTCGGAGTTGGCGGAGATGGTGCCGACCTGGGCGATGGCCTTGTCGTCGGCGGTGGGCTTGCTGATCTTCTTCAGCTCGGCCACGGCGGCGACCACGGCCTTGTCGATGCCGCGCTTCAGATCCATCGGGTTCATGCCGGCGGCGACCGCCTTGGAACCTTCACGGATCAGCGCCTGCGCCAGCACGGTGGCGGTGGTGGTGCCGTCGCCGGCGTTGTCGGAGGTCTTGGAAGCGACTTCCTTCACCATCTGCGCGCCCATGTTCTCGAACTTGTCAGCCAGTTCGATTTCCTTGGCGACGGACACGCCGTCCTTGGTGATGGTGGGGGCGCCGAAGCTCTTCTCGAGCACGACGTTGCGGCCCTTCGGGCCCAGGGTGGCCTTGACGGCATTGGCGAGAATGTTCACGCCGCGCACCATGCGCGTACGAGCGTCTTCGCCGAAACGAATGTCCTTGGCAGCCATTGCGATTACCTCAGTTCTGAAAAAGGTTCAGTGATGAAAAGGGGTGCGGAATCCGCGGCGATCAGCCGAGGATCGCGAAGATGTCGTCTTCCTTGACCACCAGGAAGTCGGTGCCGTCCAGCTTCACTTCGGTGCCGCTGTACTTGCCGAACAGCACCTTGTCGCCGACCTTGACGAGCGGGGCACGCACGCTGCCGTTGTCCAGCACCTTGCCGGCGCCCACGGCGATGACTTCGCCCTTGATCGGCTTCTCGGTGGCCGAGTCGGGGATCACGATGCCACCGGCGGACACCTTCTCTTCTTCCATACGCTTGATGACCACGCGGTCGTACAGCGGCTTGATATTGCTCATTTCAATCCTCTTAAGTGATTGATTGCACTGGGAAAGGGGTGGCGATGTTAGCACTCTCCACGGGAGACTGCCAACGCCACGGGCACAAAAACCCGGCCAGGCCGGGATGCAGCAGATGTTGGGATGGGCCGGCGCGATTCAAGGGCCGCCTGCAAAGAAATCGCAGGGCCGGTCCGGCGGGCCGGTCTGCGATAATCGCCGGCCCATGCCTGTACTCCTCGTCCTGTCCACCTGCCCCGATGCCGAGACCGCCGACCGGATGGCGCGCGCCCTGGTGGACGAACGACTGGCCGCCTGCGTCAGCGCCCTGCCCGGCGTCGTGTCGACCTACCGCTGGGAAGGCAAGGTGGAGCAGGCCACCGAGGTCCAGTTGCTGATCAAGACCAGCCCGGACCGGCTGGAGGCACTGACCAGCCGACTTGTCGAGCTGCACCCCTATGAACTGCCGGAGGTGCTGGTGGTCGAAACCGCCAGCGGCCTGGCCGCCTACGCGGACTGGGTGGCCGACCAGACCCGTGCCGACTGACCCTGCCCGAGCGACCCGATGACCCTGATCCGCACCCTGCTCGCCTTCCTGCTGCTGCCGCTGGCCGCGCTGACCGCCCAACCGGCGGCGGCGATCACCCAGGACGACCTGCTGCCGGTGGACGAGGCCTTCGTGCTGACGGCCAGTGCGCCCAGCCGGGACCGCATCGAGATCCGCTGGAAGATCACCGAGGGCTACTACCTCTATCGCCACCGCACCAGCGTGGAAGCGGGGACCGGCTTTGCCGCGCAGCCGCTGCAGATGCCCAAGGGCAAGGCGTACCGCGATGAATTCTTCGGCGACGTGGAAACCTACCGCGGCGACCTGCTCGCCATCCTTCCCGGCCAGGCCGCGGCGGGCGCCGACAGCGTCAGCCTGAAGATCAGGTACCAGGGCTGCGCCGACGCCGGCATCTGCTATCCGCCGCAGACCCGCACGCTGACCGTGGCATTGCCCGTGGAAGGCGGCGGCAGGGACGCGGGCTTCACGCCCCTGACCGGGCCGGGGCTGCAGGCCGGCTCACTGCTGGGCAAGCCGGCGACCGGGGCGGTGGACGCGCTGCCATTGCCTGCCGAACAGGCGTTCGCGTTCGAGGCGATCGCGTTCGACGGCAACCAGCTGCTGCTGCGCTTCACGCCGGCCCGCGGCTACTACGTGTACCGCGACCGCACGTCGATGGCGCTGGAAGGCGACCCGGCCGTGTCCTTGCTGGCCCCGCGCTGGCCGGCCGGCGTCGCGCACCGCGACGAACACTTCGGCGAGGTGACGGTCTACTTCGACCAGGCGGAAGTACCCGTCCCGCTGCGGCGCACGCACGCCAAGGCGACGCAGGCGACGTTGCGGGTCACGTTCCAGGGGTGCCAGGCTGACGGCATCTGTTATCCACCGATGACCCGCCGGGTGAAGCTGTCGCTTCCGGCCGGCGAGGTGACGCCTGCGGACGCACCTGCCCCCGCCGTCGCTCCGTTGATCGAACCGCTGCCGGGCGCGGCGGTGGCCGGCGCGACCGATGCGACGCCTGCCGGTGCCGAGGCGGCATCGGCGGATGCACCGCCCGCCGATGTCGAACGCACGCGCCCGCCGGAGGATGTCCTGGCGCGCAGCCAGCGGGGACCCACCACGCTGTTCGCGGCACTCGCGCTGGCGCTGCTGGGCGGCCTGATCCTCAACCTGATGCCGTGCGTGTTGCCGGTGCTGTCGCTGAAGGCGCTGTCGCTGGCCGAGAGCGGGCGCAGCGGGGGATACGCACGGCGCAGCGCGCTCTGGTACACCGCCGGCGTGCTGGTGAGTTTCGTCGCGGTGGGCGCGCTGGCCATTTCGCTGCGCGCCGCCGGCCAGGCACTGGGCTGGGGTTTCCAGCTGCAGCAGCCCTGGGTGGTGGGATTGCTGGCGTACGTGATGTTCGCCGTGGGCCTGAGCCTGTCGGGCGTGTTCGCCGTCGGCTATCGGCTGGCGGGGGCCGGCCATGGACTGATGCAGCGCACGGGGCCGGCGGGCGATTTCTTCACCGGCGTGCTGGCCGTGGTGGTGGCCAGCCCGTGCACGGCACCGTTCATGGGGTTGGCGCTGGCCTATGCCTTCACGGCGCCGACTGTGCTGGCCCTGCTGGTGTTCGCGGTGCTGGGCCTGGGCCTGGCCCTGCCCTTCCTGTTGATCGGCTTCATTCCCGCGCTGGCCAACCGCCTGCCGCGCCCGGGCACATGGATGGAAACGCTGAAGCAGGTGCTGGCGTTCCCGATGTATCTCACCGCCGCGTGGTTGCTGTGGGTGCTGGGCAAGCAGCGCGGCATCGATGCGGTGGGGCTGGCCTTGGCCGGACTGGTCGTACTGGCACTGGGGCTGTGGTGGTTCCAGCGCCTTCGCCTGCGCAGCGCCCCGCTGCAGCGAACGCTGTCCGTGCTGGTGGTGGTGGCATCGCTGCTGCCGCTGGCGCTGGCGCACCGCCTGCCGCAGGCGACGCGCGCCGCGGTGACCGAGCCGGGCCAGGTGGCGTATTCCGCCGAACGCCTGGCGGCGCTGCGCGCCGAAGGCCGCATCGTTTTCGTCGACATGACCGCCGACTGGTGCGTCACCTGCAAGGCCAATGAAAAGGCCGTGCTGGACAAGCCGGCCTTCCGCGAGCTGTTGGCATCGCACGAGGCGGTGATGATGACCGGCGACTGGACCAACGTGGACCCGGCCATCACCACCTTCCTGGAAGAGCACAAGGCGGTCGGCGTGCCGCTCTACGTGGTGTATCCGCGCGACGGCGGCGAAGGCGAGGTGCTTCCCACCGTACTGACCCACGAGCTGGTCAGCGACGCCCTGGCACGGGCGGCGCGATGAAGGCGACCACCCCGCGCATCCTGCTGGTGGCGGTTCTGGCAGGCGGACTGGGCCTGCTGGCCAGCGCCTGGTTCAACGGCAATCCACTGTGGCGCACGGCCCCCGGCGAGCGCGCCCTGCACGCCGCCGTGAACGCGACGGCGCCCGCGCCTCCCGCCGGGTTCACGCCCGCGGGGATCGGCGACCCCATGCCGCGCATCGCACTGCCCGGACTGGACGGCAAGATCGTCGATCTGGCCGCGAACCACCCCGGCAGGCGCCTGCTGATCAATGTCTGGGCCAGCTGGTGCGGGCCCTGCATCGAAGAGATGCCCGAACTGGAACGGTTCGCGGCCTCGCAAGCGAACGACGGCGTGCAGGTGATCGGGCTGGCCCTGGACACGCCCGAGGGCGTCCGCGATTTCCTGTCACGGGTACCGGTCAGCTACCCCATCGTGCTGGATACCCCCGGCCCGGCCGATGCCAGCGTCTGGCTGGGCAATGCCAAGGGCGTGCTGCCGTATACCGTGCTGGTGGGTGCCGATGGCCGCATCGTCCGGCAGAAGGTGGGACCGTTCCAGCACGGCGAGATCAGTGGCTGGGTCGACTGACAGCGCCATCGCTCAAGATCGTCGAACAGGCAGGCTTCCTGCCTTCACGGGGCCCTCACTGACGCGTCGCCGACGGCATCGCGCCGCCGAAAGCCGCAGGCGCCACGGATCCCGCGTGATCGCCGCCGGAATTCAAACAATCGATTAAAACGAGGCAAACTTCGGCGAACTGGACAGCATCGCCGGGTTCAAGCAGACTGCCGCCCTTCCGCTGGAGACGCGAATGGCGAAGCTG includes the following:
- a CDS encoding protein-disulfide reductase DsbD, producing the protein MTLIRTLLAFLLLPLAALTAQPAAAITQDDLLPVDEAFVLTASAPSRDRIEIRWKITEGYYLYRHRTSVEAGTGFAAQPLQMPKGKAYRDEFFGDVETYRGDLLAILPGQAAAGADSVSLKIRYQGCADAGICYPPQTRTLTVALPVEGGGRDAGFTPLTGPGLQAGSLLGKPATGAVDALPLPAEQAFAFEAIAFDGNQLLLRFTPARGYYVYRDRTSMALEGDPAVSLLAPRWPAGVAHRDEHFGEVTVYFDQAEVPVPLRRTHAKATQATLRVTFQGCQADGICYPPMTRRVKLSLPAGEVTPADAPAPAVAPLIEPLPGAAVAGATDATPAGAEAASADAPPADVERTRPPEDVLARSQRGPTTLFAALALALLGGLILNLMPCVLPVLSLKALSLAESGRSGGYARRSALWYTAGVLVSFVAVGALAISLRAAGQALGWGFQLQQPWVVGLLAYVMFAVGLSLSGVFAVGYRLAGAGHGLMQRTGPAGDFFTGVLAVVVASPCTAPFMGLALAYAFTAPTVLALLVFAVLGLGLALPFLLIGFIPALANRLPRPGTWMETLKQVLAFPMYLTAAWLLWVLGKQRGIDAVGLALAGLVVLALGLWWFQRLRLRSAPLQRTLSVLVVVASLLPLALAHRLPQATRAAVTEPGQVAYSAERLAALRAEGRIVFVDMTADWCVTCKANEKAVLDKPAFRELLASHEAVMMTGDWTNVDPAITTFLEEHKAVGVPLYVVYPRDGGEGEVLPTVLTHELVSDALARAAR
- the groES gene encoding co-chaperone GroES, which codes for MSNIKPLYDRVVIKRMEEEKVSAGGIVIPDSATEKPIKGEVIAVGAGKVLDNGSVRAPLVKVGDKVLFGKYSGTEVKLDGTDFLVVKEDDIFAILG
- a CDS encoding TlpA disulfide reductase family protein, which gives rise to MKATTPRILLVAVLAGGLGLLASAWFNGNPLWRTAPGERALHAAVNATAPAPPAGFTPAGIGDPMPRIALPGLDGKIVDLAANHPGRRLLINVWASWCGPCIEEMPELERFAASQANDGVQVIGLALDTPEGVRDFLSRVPVSYPIVLDTPGPADASVWLGNAKGVLPYTVLVGADGRIVRQKVGPFQHGEISGWVD
- the cutA gene encoding divalent-cation tolerance protein CutA; its protein translation is MPVLLVLSTCPDAETADRMARALVDERLAACVSALPGVVSTYRWEGKVEQATEVQLLIKTSPDRLEALTSRLVELHPYELPEVLVVETASGLAAYADWVADQTRAD
- a CDS encoding 3-deoxy-7-phosphoheptulonate synthase, which encodes MPPHTDDLRIRTLDTLVTPADVIAEISCDERVSQTVSEARDAVHRILHGQDDRLIVVIGPCSIHDPSSAIEYATRLRPLRDALGAELEIIMRVYFEKPRTTVGWKGLINDPALDGSFNINQGLRLARRLLRDINALGLPAGCEYLDTISPQYISDLVAWGAIGARTTESQVHREMASGLSCPVGFKNGTDGNVRIAVDAVGAASHPHHFLAVTKDGRSAIAATAGNPDCHVILRGGMTPNYDAASIDAASQVLVKAGLPSRLMVDASHANSGKNPDNQPQVIDDIATQLEAGERRVVGVMVESHIVGGRQDLVPGQPLVYGQSITDGCLDWERSVQALNRLADAVRRRRTARAVRAA
- a CDS encoding aminotransferase class V-fold PLP-dependent enzyme — encoded protein: MSLSRRQLLAAPVALAATSLLPGPLLAAVAAQTPPLPDLSDWDAVRAQFALDPAYRHFASFFIASHPVPVREALEGYRRAVDANPFLFVERAMFEDDAHNLPLQVCAEVADYLGGRGQDVCLTRSTTEGLALVYHGLPLQRGDEVLTTVHDHYSHHESIRLATLRSGASVRKIALFKASHDASTDEIVGTLKAAIRPQTKVVGVTWVHSSTGIRLPVREISAMLRGLPQPPLLVVDGVHGLGAADETIATMGADYFCAGTHKWMFGPRGTGIVWADAANWARLRPLIPNFSELESYTAWTQDRLPAGASNAARMSPGGFHAFEHQWALAAAFRMHRQMGRARVATRIAALNEQLKAGLATLPKVTVHTPRSAALSAGLVSFEVEGVTPQEVVKQLLARRVIASTSPYAVPHARLAPSLVNTAAEVDEALAAVRAIAA
- a CDS encoding DUF6445 family protein, whose translation is MPTSLIVVDDFLGTQDAHALRDAALRLTYPDVKGPFPGRNSLERIEIDGLADAASRLTGERLKPISPLQSHAKFRITLADDVGHAKVHIDQAYWSGILYLSRPEDCRGGTEFFRHRASNSDRAPITDGELAAMGFATHAQMHQEIIEKHSNDDAAWEPTMQVPMRFNRLVLLRPWLWHTAGPAFGTSPENGRLVYLMFFAAG
- the groL gene encoding chaperonin GroEL (60 kDa chaperone family; promotes refolding of misfolded polypeptides especially under stressful conditions; forms two stacked rings of heptamers to form a barrel-shaped 14mer; ends can be capped by GroES; misfolded proteins enter the barrel where they are refolded when GroES binds), whose amino-acid sequence is MAAKDIRFGEDARTRMVRGVNILANAVKATLGPKGRNVVLEKSFGAPTITKDGVSVAKEIELADKFENMGAQMVKEVASKTSDNAGDGTTTATVLAQALIREGSKAVAAGMNPMDLKRGIDKAVVAAVAELKKISKPTADDKAIAQVGTISANSDSNIGDIIAEAMKKVGKEGVITVEEGSGLENELDVVEGMQFDRGYLSPYFINNQQSQQVEFDDPFILIHDKKVSNVRELLPVLEGVAKAGKPLLIVAEEVEGEALATLVVNTIRGIVKVAAVKAPGFGDRRKAILEDIATLTNGTVISEEVGLQLEKATINDLGRAKKVVISKENTTIIDGAGDAERIQSRIGQIKAQIEETSSDYDREKLQERVAKLAGGVAVIKVGASTEIEMKEKKARVEDALHATRAAVEEGVVPGGGVALIRALQAITGLKGINEDQNHGIQIALRAMEAPLREIVTNAGEEPSVIVNKVKDGSGNFGYNAANGEFGDMIEFGILDPTKVTRSALQNAASIAGLMITTEAMVAEAPKKEEPAMPGGGGMGGMGGMDF